The following DNA comes from Brassica oleracea var. oleracea cultivar TO1000 chromosome C5, BOL, whole genome shotgun sequence.
ACAGTGTTGTGAGCTATGTGAAAGTGAGTAAGGACGGAGCCCCTTACCTACGTAAAATCGATCTCAAAACATACAAAAACTATTCAGAGCTTCTCAAGGAGTTAGAGAACATGTTCAAGTTCACAATAGGTGAATACAGCGAAAGAGAAGGATACAGAGGATCTGGAGTTGTACCAACGTACGAGGATAAAGATGGAGACTGGATGTTGGTTGGTGATGTTCCATGGGATATGTTCTCTTCTTCTTGTAAGAGACTCAGAATCATGAAAGGATCCGATGCTCTTGCTTTAGACTCTGCCTTATGATGATGATGAAGAAGACATTTCGATGAGATTTGGATGAATGAACCCTTTTTGATTTGATTCGGCGTTTGAGTAGTTGACCACACCAAAAAACAAAACATTTCAGGGTTTTGAGATATATCCATCTCCAAGTGATTTTCTTTTTCCTTTTTGTTTGATTTGTTGTTAGATTTGAAGGAGTTTGATGTAAAGATACATGAAATTTTATGTATAAGACGGACATATACACAATATAGATGCATATGTAGCAATATTCTTGACGAACAGTCTTTAATTTCATAATAGTACAAAATCAAATACAAAAATAT
Coding sequences within:
- the LOC106343746 gene encoding auxin-responsive protein IAA2 gives rise to the protein MAYEKVNELNLKDTELRLGLPGTGQVKEEQEVSCVRSNKRQHQSDNEEESTPPTKTQIVGWPPVRSYRKNNNSVVSYVKVSKDGAPYLRKIDLKTYKNYSELLKELENMFKFTIGEYSEREGYRGSGVVPTYEDKDGDWMLVGDVPWDMFSSSCKRLRIMKGSDALALDSAL